One window of Candidatus Nitrospira kreftii genomic DNA carries:
- a CDS encoding Alpha/beta hydrolase, translating into MTIQRQSYRYPQTRLWRRLMSPLLLGLVFLTMEISVFAQTTEQSTPARLTHNTVKVDGVDVFYREAGPKDAPVLLLLHGFPTSSHMYRNLIPQLADKYRVIAPDYPGFGQSGMPDRSKFAYTFDNYAQVVDKLIHQLGVNRYALYVMDYGAPVGFRLAAKNPERVLALIVQNGNAYDEGLEKFWDPIKAYWSTGGSTEREAIRWLTSLAATKWQYTNGVKNASLVSPDTWTMDQALLDRAGNAEIQLDLFYDYRTNIPLYPQWQAYFREYKPATLVVWGKNDAIFVAAGAAPYKHDIPNAEIHLLNTGHFALETHGHEIAKLIREFLSRNLKSGRQG; encoded by the coding sequence ATGACAATTCAAAGACAATCATATCGGTATCCGCAGACACGGCTGTGGCGACGACTTATGTCACCACTGTTGTTAGGCCTGGTGTTTCTAACCATGGAGATCTCGGTGTTCGCGCAAACGACGGAGCAATCGACTCCGGCTCGCCTGACGCACAACACCGTCAAAGTTGATGGCGTGGATGTGTTCTATCGCGAAGCAGGGCCGAAGGACGCCCCGGTTCTGTTGCTGCTTCACGGCTTTCCAACATCATCACATATGTATCGTAATCTCATCCCGCAACTGGCCGACAAGTACCGTGTCATTGCGCCTGACTACCCGGGCTTTGGCCAGAGTGGGATGCCCGATCGGTCGAAGTTTGCCTACACGTTCGACAACTACGCGCAGGTGGTGGACAAGCTGATCCATCAACTTGGCGTGAATCGTTATGCCCTGTATGTGATGGATTACGGGGCGCCGGTTGGCTTCCGGCTGGCGGCAAAGAATCCGGAACGAGTGCTCGCGCTTATCGTGCAGAACGGCAACGCCTACGACGAAGGACTCGAAAAGTTCTGGGACCCCATCAAGGCCTATTGGAGCACAGGGGGATCGACGGAGCGCGAAGCAATCCGCTGGCTGACCTCTCTCGCGGCCACCAAGTGGCAGTATACGAACGGCGTGAAGAACGCATCGCTAGTGAGTCCTGATACATGGACAATGGACCAGGCACTGCTCGACCGAGCGGGTAACGCAGAAATTCAGCTCGACTTGTTCTACGACTATCGCACGAACATTCCGTTGTATCCCCAGTGGCAGGCCTATTTTCGCGAATACAAGCCAGCAACGCTGGTCGTATGGGGCAAGAACGACGCCATCTTCGTGGCAGCCGGTGCCGCCCCTTACAAGCACGACATTCCGAACGCGGAAATCCATCTCCTTAATACCGGACACTTCGCCTTGGAGACGCACGGCCACGAGATCGCGAAGCTGATTCGCGAATTCCTCAGCCGCAACCTGAAGTCTGGACGCCAAGGTTGA
- a CDS encoding putative SnoaL-like polyketide cyclase: MSKSVKDTLEEMLGILRQGQMIEGQKIYFADSVVTQEGNQAPVVGKQAAIERLDKFRETIGVAAFVSYIIGAVAVSGNTSFYDSVLTVKLKNGQTISVEQVVKTDWQDGKIVKERYYHS, translated from the coding sequence ATGAGCAAGTCAGTGAAGGACACATTGGAAGAAATGTTGGGCATTTTGAGGCAGGGTCAAATGATCGAAGGTCAGAAGATCTACTTTGCTGATTCGGTCGTGACACAAGAAGGCAACCAGGCACCCGTCGTGGGCAAACAGGCTGCCATTGAGCGACTGGACAAATTCAGAGAGACAATCGGCGTGGCCGCCTTTGTCAGCTACATCATCGGTGCCGTGGCTGTTTCTGGAAATACCAGCTTCTACGACTCGGTGCTGACCGTGAAATTGAAGAATGGGCAAACCATCAGCGTCGAACAAGTCGTCAAAACGGACTGGCAGGATGGCAAGATCGTCAAAGAGCGCTACTACCATAGCTGA
- a CDS encoding hypothetical protein (conserved protein of unknown function), whose amino-acid sequence MNGLEQARPPLPPFDAESATQKVRMAEDAWNTRDPERVSLAYTVDSTWRNRSEFLTGREAIVHFLTHKWNEELDYRLIKELWAFHDNRIAVRFAYEWHDASGNWFRAYGNENWEFDSNGLMRRRIASINDVPITEKDREYFWPLGPRPDDHPGLSELGL is encoded by the coding sequence ATGAACGGTCTCGAACAGGCGAGACCGCCTTTGCCCCCATTCGATGCTGAATCCGCGACCCAAAAAGTACGGATGGCTGAGGACGCATGGAATACGCGAGACCCCGAGCGGGTGTCGCTGGCATACACGGTAGATAGCACATGGCGAAACCGTTCAGAATTTCTGACTGGTCGAGAGGCGATCGTTCACTTCCTAACGCACAAGTGGAACGAGGAGCTGGATTATCGACTCATCAAGGAACTGTGGGCGTTCCACGATAACCGAATCGCCGTGCGGTTCGCGTATGAGTGGCACGATGCCTCAGGAAATTGGTTTCGCGCATATGGGAACGAAAATTGGGAATTCGACAGCAATGGTCTCATGCGTCGACGCATCGCGAGCATTAATGATGTACCGATCACGGAAAAGGATCGAGAATATTTCTGGCCCCTTGGTCCCCGTCCTGACGATCATCCGGGGCTGTCTGAGCTTGGGCTATAG